A single window of Halotalea alkalilenta DNA harbors:
- a CDS encoding SDR family NAD(P)-dependent oxidoreductase, whose amino-acid sequence MTLEGKTAIVTGGSRGIGRAYCERLAADGANLVIIGREDVTPLLAALPGRGEKLALTCDVGEPAQIETAAAAALARFGRCDIFVNNAAYMQMTTLESITSEVWRRVHAINVEAIVHFAKAFVPGMTAAGWGRIVATGSSVTLHPQTRDLAYISSKGAVHGVVKALANELGDRGITVNAIAPTVVKTEGFAERLPTGGPSADDMMERIVSQQTIKRSCLPKDVADALAFLVSEDAGFITGQIIHVDGGRTRSGA is encoded by the coding sequence ATGACACTCGAAGGAAAAACAGCGATCGTCACCGGCGGTAGCCGCGGAATCGGTCGGGCCTATTGCGAGCGGCTGGCGGCCGATGGCGCCAACCTCGTCATCATCGGCCGGGAGGATGTCACGCCGCTCCTCGCCGCGCTTCCCGGCCGGGGCGAGAAGCTGGCGCTCACCTGCGATGTCGGCGAACCCGCGCAGATCGAGACAGCGGCGGCGGCGGCACTGGCACGGTTCGGTCGTTGCGACATCTTCGTCAACAACGCCGCCTACATGCAGATGACGACGCTAGAGTCGATCACCTCCGAGGTGTGGCGCCGCGTCCATGCGATCAATGTCGAGGCGATCGTCCACTTTGCCAAGGCTTTCGTCCCCGGCATGACGGCAGCCGGCTGGGGAAGGATCGTGGCGACAGGTTCGTCCGTGACCCTGCATCCGCAGACACGTGACCTTGCCTACATCTCCAGCAAGGGTGCTGTGCATGGCGTCGTCAAGGCGCTGGCCAACGAACTCGGCGACAGGGGCATCACGGTCAACGCCATCGCGCCGACCGTCGTGAAGACCGAGGGCTTCGCCGAGCGCCTGCCCACCGGCGGCCCCTCGGCCGACGACATGATGGAGCGCATCGTGTCACAGCAGACCATCAAGCGCTCCTGCCTGCCGAAGGATGTGGCCGATGCGCTCGCGTTCCTCGTTTCCGAGGATGCGGGCTTCATCACCGGCCAGATCATCCACGTTGACGGCGGCCGGACGAGAAGTGGTGCCTGA
- the ydiJ gene encoding D-2-hydroxyglutarate dehydrogenase YdiJ, which yields MITQLDDSATETLAPRYRRFLDRLAELGFKGQIDTDDAHRTVLSTDNSIYQRLPQAAIFPRDTDDLTLVARLAGQAEFAEVVLTARGGGTGTNGQSLTDGVVVDLSRHLNHIIEIDVERRRVRVQAGVVKDQLNAALKPHGLFFAPELSTSNRATIGGMINTDASGQGSCEYGKTRDHVLALDTVLIGGERFEARPLDADQAQAMIDAGGKVGELHRVAREVIDQHREAIEARFPALNRCLTGYDLAHLRDADGRLDLKSLLCGGEGSLGFIVEATLNVLPIPKHSALVNVRYASFMDALRDASALMHGAATLSPPTSIETIDDKVLGLAMADIVWERVAEYFPPGSAVPTEGINLVEFNDEDADALATRVEAFLLHLDTDPSVTRLGHTVAWGRAEMASVYAMRKRSVGLLGNVEGEKRPIPFVEDTAVPPERLADYIAEFRALLDARGLDYGMFGHVDAGVLHVRPAIDMKDPAQARLIREISDEVAGLTLRYGGLLWGEHGKGVRSEYSPGFFGPLYPLLQRIKTACDPHNQLNPGKIATPSGSAETSASWRLLKIDEVSTRGERDRQIPVQSWRYFGAAMHCNGNGACYNYDPDDAMCPSWKGTRDRVHSPKGRATLFKEWLLRQHQAGVDIERERKRLAGAGPLDHLRALPARALRSLKRERDDFSDQVYGAMAGCLACKSCAGQCPVKVNVPDFRAEFLALYHGRYLRGPRDHLIGALEAMIPRLAPFASAYNALGGWRPISRLVERGIGLVDMPRLTRAPLHKQLAAWNVPIATPQRLDALPPERREQAVVLVQDAFTSYFDTAVVRDVIELLRRLGVEVLVAPYAANGKPLQVQGFLGRFERTARRQAERLSALASRGVPLVGIDPAMTLCYRQEYAKALGPGQVPKVALLQEWLVDHLDRFARPLTHPANQASAYRLLAHCTEKTTAPGSVSGWQRLFTAFGLELGTVETGCCGMSGTYGHEARNLETSKRIYALSWQPKIEQAGETVMLATGYSCRSQVKRFSATRLDHPFQALLRAHKRAIDD from the coding sequence ATGATCACTCAGCTCGACGACTCGGCCACCGAGACGCTCGCCCCGCGCTATCGCCGCTTTCTCGACCGCCTCGCCGAGCTTGGCTTCAAGGGGCAGATCGATACCGACGATGCCCACCGCACGGTGCTCTCCACCGACAACTCGATCTACCAGCGCCTCCCCCAGGCGGCGATCTTTCCCCGCGACACGGATGATCTGACGCTCGTCGCGCGCCTCGCCGGGCAGGCGGAATTCGCCGAGGTGGTACTCACCGCCCGTGGCGGCGGCACCGGCACCAACGGCCAGTCGCTGACCGACGGCGTGGTGGTCGATTTGAGCCGCCATCTCAATCACATCATCGAGATCGACGTCGAGCGCCGCCGGGTGCGGGTCCAGGCCGGGGTGGTCAAGGACCAGCTCAACGCCGCCCTGAAACCCCACGGGCTCTTCTTCGCGCCCGAACTCTCGACCTCCAATCGGGCGACGATCGGCGGAATGATCAACACCGACGCCAGCGGCCAAGGCAGCTGCGAGTACGGCAAGACCCGCGACCATGTGCTGGCGCTGGATACCGTGCTGATCGGCGGCGAGCGTTTCGAGGCCCGGCCGCTCGATGCCGACCAGGCCCAAGCGATGATCGACGCCGGCGGCAAGGTAGGCGAGCTGCATCGCGTCGCTCGCGAGGTGATCGATCAGCACCGGGAGGCGATCGAGGCGCGCTTCCCAGCGCTCAATCGCTGCCTGACCGGCTACGATCTCGCCCATCTGCGCGACGCCGACGGCCGGCTCGACCTCAAAAGCCTGCTCTGCGGCGGCGAGGGCTCACTCGGCTTCATCGTTGAAGCGACGCTCAACGTACTGCCTATCCCCAAGCACTCGGCCCTGGTCAATGTGCGCTACGCAAGCTTCATGGATGCACTGCGCGACGCCTCGGCCTTGATGCACGGCGCCGCGACCCTGTCGCCACCGACATCGATCGAAACCATCGACGACAAGGTGCTGGGACTGGCGATGGCGGACATCGTCTGGGAACGGGTGGCCGAATACTTCCCTCCCGGCTCGGCCGTGCCCACGGAGGGGATCAACCTGGTCGAGTTCAACGACGAGGACGCCGACGCGCTGGCAACACGCGTCGAAGCCTTTTTGCTCCATCTCGACACCGATCCCTCGGTGACCCGGCTCGGCCATACCGTGGCCTGGGGCCGCGCGGAAATGGCCTCGGTCTATGCGATGCGCAAGCGCTCCGTTGGGCTGCTCGGCAACGTAGAGGGCGAGAAGCGCCCGATTCCCTTCGTCGAGGACACCGCCGTGCCACCGGAGCGGCTGGCCGACTACATCGCCGAGTTTCGCGCGCTGCTCGATGCCCGCGGGCTCGACTACGGGATGTTCGGCCATGTCGACGCCGGCGTGCTCCATGTACGCCCGGCGATCGATATGAAGGACCCCGCCCAGGCCCGGCTGATTCGGGAGATCAGCGACGAGGTCGCCGGGCTGACCCTGCGCTATGGCGGGCTCTTGTGGGGCGAGCACGGCAAGGGCGTGCGCTCGGAATATTCGCCTGGGTTCTTCGGACCGCTCTATCCGCTGCTACAGCGGATCAAGACCGCCTGCGATCCGCACAACCAGCTCAACCCGGGCAAGATCGCCACCCCGAGCGGCAGCGCCGAAACCTCGGCCAGCTGGCGGCTTTTGAAGATCGATGAAGTATCGACCCGCGGCGAGCGCGATCGACAGATTCCGGTACAAAGCTGGCGATACTTCGGCGCCGCGATGCACTGCAACGGCAACGGCGCCTGCTACAACTACGACCCCGATGACGCGATGTGCCCTTCGTGGAAAGGCACTCGCGACCGGGTCCACTCGCCCAAGGGGCGGGCGACTCTGTTCAAGGAGTGGCTGCTACGCCAGCACCAGGCCGGCGTCGATATCGAGCGCGAACGCAAGCGGCTTGCCGGCGCCGGTCCGCTCGATCATCTGCGTGCCCTGCCCGCTCGCGCCCTGCGCAGCCTGAAGCGCGAGCGCGATGATTTCTCCGACCAGGTCTACGGAGCGATGGCCGGCTGCCTGGCGTGCAAGTCCTGCGCAGGCCAGTGCCCGGTCAAGGTCAACGTGCCGGATTTTCGCGCCGAGTTCCTCGCCCTTTACCACGGCCGCTACCTGCGCGGACCGCGTGATCACCTGATCGGCGCATTGGAGGCGATGATCCCCCGGCTGGCGCCGTTCGCCTCGGCCTACAACGCACTGGGCGGCTGGCGCCCCATCTCCCGGCTGGTGGAGCGCGGGATCGGCCTGGTCGACATGCCACGGCTGACTCGCGCACCGCTGCACAAGCAGCTGGCCGCCTGGAACGTGCCGATCGCCACACCGCAGCGCCTCGACGCGCTGCCGCCCGAGCGCAGGGAGCAGGCGGTGGTACTGGTGCAGGACGCCTTCACCAGCTACTTCGATACCGCGGTGGTGCGCGATGTGATCGAACTGCTGCGTCGTCTTGGCGTCGAGGTACTGGTCGCGCCCTACGCGGCCAACGGCAAGCCGCTGCAGGTGCAGGGCTTCCTCGGCCGCTTCGAACGCACCGCCCGACGTCAGGCCGAGCGGCTCTCGGCGCTGGCCAGCCGGGGCGTACCGCTGGTCGGCATCGACCCGGCGATGACCCTATGCTATCGCCAGGAGTACGCCAAGGCGCTCGGTCCTGGCCAGGTGCCCAAAGTGGCGCTGCTGCAGGAGTGGCTGGTCGACCATCTGGATCGCTTCGCCCGGCCGCTCACTCACCCCGCCAACCAAGCGAGCGCGTACCGGCTGCTGGCCCACTGCACCGAGAAGACCACCGCACCGGGCTCGGTGAGCGGCTGGCAGCGGCTGTTCACCGCCTTCGGCCTCGAGCTCGGCACGGTCGAGACCGGCTGCTGCGGGATGTCAGGCACCTACGGCCACGAAGCGCGCAACCTCGAGACTTCAAAGCGGATCTACGCACTCTCCTGGCAGCCGAAGATCGAGCAGGCCGGCGAAACGGTGATGCTGGCCACCGGCTACTCCTGCCGCAGCCAGGTCAAGCGTTTCTCCGCGACCCGCCTCGACCATCCCTTCCAGGCGCTGCTGCGCGCCCACAAGCGGGCCATCGACGACTGA
- a CDS encoding cupin domain-containing protein yields MRDDIVVNVDEVAEILDESGPWRSTYKPLTPALAPRMGRLGVNLCRVGPGQSACPFHTHQLEDEVFYVLSGHGVLRYGETLREIGPGDCISCPASSGIGHQLANPFDDDLVYLAIGLNEPNEVCTYPDSGKLMIRGLGQVGRLQAADYYDGESAPLKIFAMLEAAGVKR; encoded by the coding sequence GTGCGTGACGATATCGTGGTCAACGTCGATGAAGTAGCAGAAATCCTTGATGAAAGCGGCCCATGGCGAAGCACTTACAAACCGTTGACCCCGGCGCTTGCGCCGCGAATGGGGAGACTGGGGGTGAATCTCTGCCGGGTCGGGCCAGGCCAGAGCGCCTGCCCCTTCCATACCCACCAGCTCGAGGACGAAGTGTTCTATGTGCTTTCCGGGCACGGCGTATTGCGCTATGGGGAAACCCTGCGGGAGATCGGCCCAGGCGACTGCATCTCATGCCCCGCGAGCAGCGGCATAGGCCACCAGCTGGCCAATCCCTTCGACGACGACCTAGTGTATCTCGCCATTGGTCTCAACGAGCCGAATGAAGTTTGCACCTATCCCGACAGCGGCAAGCTGATGATCCGCGGACTCGGACAGGTCGGGCGGCTGCAGGCCGCGGACTACTATGACGGCGAGTCGGCGCCGCTGAAAATCTTCGCAATGCTCGAAGCAGCGGGAGTCAAGCGCTGA
- a CDS encoding SIMPL domain-containing protein, whose product MHVFHRPLTLYLASAAITAALLSLSPMALAAEKTPPELYVQAQGSIDVAPDIATVNARLMERTPAVSREEGASTDPEILAQARDRLEARVGELIRQIEAAGVERKDIRAGSLSVTAETLARPQDDGQSREPLIRTRLERPVSLTLYDLDDVPIILNALTAAGVDDLAGIQYDLIDRDAASDEALRKALARAQAKAQLIAESLGVSLGQVIRVEETQAPVFRPQMSVARAAGFAGAPEPEYREGEITLDAGVNVTWSID is encoded by the coding sequence ATGCACGTATTTCATCGCCCGCTTACGCTTTACCTCGCAAGCGCCGCTATTACCGCCGCTCTGCTATCCCTTTCCCCTATGGCGTTGGCCGCTGAGAAGACACCGCCGGAACTCTACGTCCAGGCGCAAGGCTCGATCGATGTCGCCCCCGACATCGCGACGGTGAATGCGCGGTTGATGGAACGTACGCCGGCGGTGTCCAGGGAGGAGGGAGCCTCCACCGATCCCGAGATACTTGCCCAGGCGCGCGACCGGCTGGAGGCGCGCGTGGGCGAGCTGATCAGGCAGATCGAGGCCGCAGGCGTCGAGCGCAAGGATATCCGCGCCGGCTCGCTCAGCGTGACGGCGGAGACCCTCGCCCGCCCGCAGGATGACGGCCAGAGCCGTGAGCCATTGATTCGTACGCGGCTCGAGCGCCCGGTCAGCCTGACTCTGTATGACCTGGATGACGTACCGATCATCCTCAATGCGCTGACCGCGGCGGGTGTCGATGATCTCGCCGGGATTCAATACGACCTTATCGACCGCGATGCGGCCTCCGATGAAGCCTTGCGCAAGGCCCTGGCGCGAGCGCAGGCGAAGGCGCAGCTGATCGCCGAATCGCTGGGCGTCTCCCTTGGGCAGGTGATCAGAGTCGAAGAGACGCAGGCACCGGTGTTCCGGCCGCAGATGAGCGTGGCTCGCGCCGCCGGCTTCGCTGGTGCTCCCGAGCCCGAGTATCGCGAGGGTGAGATCACACTCGATGCCGGTGTCAACGTGACCTGGTCGATCGATTGA
- a CDS encoding family 1 glycosylhydrolase, whose product MVPLLKAGGRRALLERIRLDYGNPPVVITENGAGFPDEDQLVDGKVEDLRRCDYLVTHIEAMKSAMADGADVRGYHVWSSHDNLEWLSGYGSRFGLIYVDFDTQQRTPKLSFQVYARMIKGEAVDTSACSTGR is encoded by the coding sequence ATGGTCCCGCTACTGAAAGCGGGGGGACGTCGGGCCTTGCTCGAGCGAATCCGGCTCGACTACGGCAACCCACCTGTCGTGATCACGGAAAATGGCGCTGGGTTTCCCGATGAGGACCAGCTCGTCGACGGCAAGGTCGAGGACCTGAGGCGTTGCGACTACCTGGTCACGCACATCGAGGCGATGAAAAGCGCCATGGCCGATGGGGCCGATGTGCGCGGCTACCACGTCTGGTCCAGCCACGACAATCTCGAGTGGCTCAGCGGATATGGCAGCCGCTTTGGCCTGATCTATGTGGATTTCGACACCCAGCAGCGTACTCCTAAGCTGAGCTTTCAGGTCTACGCCCGAATGATCAAGGGAGAGGCGGTGGATACCTCAGCGTGCAGTACAGGCCGATGA
- a CDS encoding TetR/AcrR family transcriptional regulator, with protein sequence MAAAMGVFWRHGYAGASIGTLLEAMGISRATLYSTFGDKEHLFHKAMELYEREKTAYMLEALEQPTARSVAEHLLVGTLALQTDTANPKGSMGIVHSISHAPGDERVREFVTQRSLFWRAKLIARIERAGRDGDFPASFDAQGLALSLKAATDGLLVAAGSGASEQELKGIVSTFLAMWPGR encoded by the coding sequence TTGGCCGCAGCCATGGGGGTCTTCTGGCGCCATGGCTATGCCGGAGCGAGCATCGGCACGCTTCTCGAAGCGATGGGTATCAGCCGAGCGACGCTCTACTCCACGTTCGGGGACAAGGAGCACCTTTTCCACAAAGCCATGGAGCTGTATGAGCGGGAAAAGACCGCTTACATGCTCGAGGCCCTCGAGCAGCCAACCGCGCGCAGTGTCGCTGAGCACCTCCTGGTTGGAACGCTTGCGCTACAGACCGATACGGCCAATCCCAAGGGCAGCATGGGCATCGTTCACTCCATAAGCCACGCGCCAGGCGATGAGAGAGTCAGGGAGTTCGTGACGCAGCGCAGCCTGTTCTGGCGGGCAAAGCTGATCGCTCGGATCGAGCGGGCGGGTCGAGACGGCGATTTCCCCGCGTCCTTCGATGCCCAAGGGCTGGCACTATCACTCAAAGCCGCGACAGATGGCTTGCTCGTCGCGGCAGGGAGCGGCGCGAGCGAACAAGAGCTCAAAGGGATCGTATCGACGTTCCTCGCCATGTGGCCTGGTCGATGA
- a CDS encoding MFS transporter, producing MAQSAEVAGDTRKTKSMASFTQSRLLPRSFSSLAWSNLAAQSAEQLSLAAAPLIAVLALGAGPGEVGMLAAMQTLPFLLLSLPLGVLADRLPRRRLMLWSEGLRLSSLLAMLLALLCSALTIGWLAVLGFVGAVGTVGFSVAAPGLVSSLVAREALASANARLELARSAAFAAGPAVAGALVASADASAAFVLAAILSAAAIGLLLRLAGPAASSVSTPRRHPLREVAEGALFVWRDTLLRPIMITGVIFNLSWFALQAAYVPYAIRTLGLGAGAVGATLALYGAGMIVGALATARVVAWLPLGRAIQVGPIAGVFAAASLAATLVLPSTWLAALCFFLLGAGPMIWTITTTTLRQSMTPDGLLGRVSSVFLTANAGARPIGAALGGLVGAGWGESACLLAALVGFILQAMVILGSPVASLRGLPAAATS from the coding sequence ATGGCGCAGTCGGCTGAAGTCGCCGGAGATACAAGGAAAACGAAATCCATGGCGTCCTTCACGCAGTCACGCTTGCTTCCCCGTTCATTCTCCAGCCTGGCCTGGTCGAACCTCGCCGCTCAATCCGCCGAACAGCTAAGCCTGGCGGCGGCGCCGCTCATCGCCGTGCTGGCGCTGGGGGCCGGCCCTGGTGAGGTAGGCATGTTGGCGGCCATGCAGACCCTGCCATTTTTGCTGCTGTCACTGCCGCTGGGCGTGCTGGCTGATCGATTACCCCGGCGGCGGCTGATGCTCTGGAGCGAGGGGCTGCGGCTATCGTCTCTGCTGGCCATGCTGCTGGCGCTGTTGTGCTCGGCGCTGACCATTGGCTGGCTGGCCGTGCTCGGCTTCGTGGGTGCCGTTGGTACCGTCGGCTTCAGCGTGGCGGCCCCCGGGCTGGTCTCATCTCTGGTCGCGCGTGAGGCGCTGGCGTCAGCCAACGCCCGCTTGGAGCTGGCTCGCAGCGCAGCCTTCGCCGCCGGTCCAGCCGTCGCGGGGGCGCTCGTCGCATCGGCCGACGCATCGGCCGCCTTCGTCCTGGCCGCCATATTGTCGGCGGCCGCCATTGGCCTGCTGTTGCGGTTGGCCGGACCCGCAGCCTCCTCGGTATCGACGCCGAGGCGGCATCCACTGCGCGAAGTGGCCGAGGGCGCGCTCTTCGTCTGGCGAGATACGCTGCTGCGACCGATCATGATCACCGGCGTGATCTTCAATCTCTCATGGTTCGCGCTGCAGGCCGCCTATGTGCCGTATGCGATCCGAACCCTGGGTCTCGGCGCGGGAGCGGTGGGCGCTACGCTGGCATTGTATGGCGCAGGTATGATCGTCGGCGCGCTGGCGACAGCGCGAGTGGTCGCCTGGCTGCCTCTGGGGCGGGCCATTCAGGTCGGCCCGATCGCCGGCGTGTTCGCCGCCGCCAGCCTCGCCGCGACGCTGGTGTTGCCCAGCACCTGGCTGGCGGCGCTATGCTTCTTCCTGCTCGGCGCCGGGCCCATGATATGGACGATTACCACGACGACGCTGCGCCAGAGCATGACCCCTGACGGCTTGCTCGGCCGCGTATCCTCTGTATTCCTGACGGCCAACGCTGGCGCGCGCCCCATCGGAGCCGCGCTGGGCGGGCTGGTGGGAGCTGGCTGGGGAGAGTCCGCCTGCCTGCTGGCCGCGCTGGTGGGCTTCATTCTTCAGGCCATGGTGATTCTGGGATCGCCTGTCGCATCGCTGCGAGGGCTGCCAGCGGCTGCCACGTCCTGA